A single genomic interval of Saccharomyces kudriavzevii IFO 1802 strain IFO1802 genome assembly, chromosome: 3 harbors:
- the ADY2 gene encoding Ady2p (similar to Saccharomyces cerevisiae ADY2 (YCR010C) and ATO2 (YNR002C); ancestral locus Anc_1.425) has product MSDKEQTSGNTDLENAPAGYYSSHDNDVHDVAEDERPSHDSLGKIYTGGDNDEYIYIGRQKFLKSDLYQAFGGTLNPGLAPAPVHKFANPAPLGLSAFALTTFVLSMFNARAQGITIPNVIVGCAMFYGGLVQLIAGIWEIALENTFGGTALCSYGGFWLSFAAIYIPWFGILEAYEGNESDLNNALGFYLLGWAIFTFGLTVCTMKSTVMFFLLFFLLSLTFLLLSIGHFAEKLGVTRAGGVLGVVVAFIAWYNAYAGVATKQNSYVLARPFPLPSTERVIF; this is encoded by the coding sequence ATGTCTGACAAAGAGCAAACGAGCGGAAATACCGATTTGGAGAATGCTCCTGCAGGATATTATAGTTCTCATGACAACGATGTTCATGACGTCGCAGAAGATGAACGTCCATCCCATGACTCGTTGGGGAAGATTTACACCGGTGGTGATAACGACGAATATATTTACATCGGGCGTcagaagtttttgaaaagcgACTTGTACCAAGCCTTTGGTGGTACTTTGAATCCAGGTTTGGCGCCTGCTCCAGTGCACAAATTTGCTAATCCTGCGCCCCTAGGTCTTTCTGCCTTCGCTTTGACCACGTTTGTGCTATCCATGTTCAATGCGAGAGCGCAAGGTATTACTATCCCTAACGTTATCGTTGGTTGTGCTATGTTCTACGGTGGTTTGGTGCAACTAATTGCTGGTATTTGGGAAATTGCTTTGGAGAATACTTTTGGTGGTACCGCACTATGTTCTTACGGTGGGTTTTGGTTGAGTTTTGCTGCTATTTACATCCCTTGGTTTGGCATCTTGGAAGCTTATGAAGGGAATGAATCAGACTTGAATAACGCTTTAGGATTCTATCTATTGGGATGGGCAATCTTCACTTTCGGTCTAACCGTCTGTACCATGAAATCTACAGTCATGTTCTTTCTGTTGTTCTTCCTACTATCTTTGACTTTCCTACTGTTGTCTATCGGCCATTTTGCAGAAAAACTCGGTGTTACAAGAGCTGGTGGGGTCCTGGGAGTTGTCGTCGCCTTCATTGCTTGGTACAATGCATATGCAGGTGTGGCAACAAAGCAAAATTCATATGTGTTGGCTCGTCCATTCCCATTGCCATCGACTGAAAGGGTTATATTTTAA
- the ADP1 gene encoding putative ATP-dependent permease ADP1 (similar to Saccharomyces cerevisiae ADP1 (YCR011C); ancestral locus Anc_1.427), which yields MKSYRRYLYQSVIFFLLLSSSVTFAKQQEVPFLKGTLSEKSRPSVQDKGNDTCPPCFNCMLPIFECKQFSECNSYTGRCECIEGFAGDDCSLPLCGGLSPDESGNKDRPIRAENETCHCDDGWGGINCDICQEDFVCDAFMPDSSIKGTCYKNGMIINEVFSGCNVTNEKILQILGGKIPQITFACDKPNQECNFQFWIDQLESFYCGLSDCAFEYDLSQNTSHYKCNDVQCKCIPDTMLCGAKGSIDISDFLTETIKGPGDFSCDLETRQCKFSEPSMNDLILTIFGDPYITLKCESGECVHYSEIPGYKSPSKDPAVSWQGRLVLALTAVMVLALFTFATFYISKSPLFRNGLGSSKSSVRLPDEDAVSNFLQNEDDTLATLSFENITYSVPSINSGGVEEIVLNEISGVVKPGQIMAIMGGSGAGKTTLLDILAMKRKTGHVSGSIKVNGISMDRKAFSKITGFVDQDDFLLPTLTVFETVLNSALLRLPKVLSFEAKKARVYKVLEELRIIDIKDRIIGNEFDRGISGGEKRRVSIACELVTSPLVLFLDEPTSGLDASNANNVIECLVRLSSDYNRTLVLSIHQPRSNIFYLFDKLILLSKGEMVYSGNSKKVSEFLRNEGYTCPDNYNIADYLIDITFETVPQGKRRRIRNISDLEAGTDADDVDVDNTIHQTTFTNSDGTTQREWAHLAAHRDEIRSLLRDGEDAEGANGGSTEIDLNTKILHDKYKDSVYYAELSQEIEEILSEGDEISNIWNGDLPTGQESAGFLQQLSILNSRSFKNMYRNPKLLLGNYLLTILLSVFLGTLYYNVSNDISGFQNRMGLFFFILTYFGFVTFTGLSSFALERIIFIKERSNNYYSPFAYYISKIISEVVPLRVVPPILLSLIVYPMTGLNMKDSAFFKCIGILILFNLGISLEILTIGIIFEDLNNSIILSVLVLLGSLLFSGLFINTKNITNVAFKYLKNFSVFYYAYESLLINEVKTLMLKERKYGLNIEVPGATILSTFGFVVQNLIFDIKILALFNIVFLSMGYLALKWIVVEQK from the coding sequence atGAAAAGTTATCGACGTTATCTCTATCAGAGtgtgatattttttctattattaAGCAGCTCGGTGACGTTTGCAAAACAACAAGAGGTTCCGTTCTTAAAAGGTACTTTATCAGAAAAATCACGCCCCTCTGTACAAGATAAGGGCAACGATACTTGCCCGCCATGTTTCAACTGTATGCTTCCTATTTTCGAATGCAAACAGTTTTCTGAATGCAATTCGTATACTGGTAGATGTGAGTGTATAGAAGGGTTTGCAGGAGATGATTGTTCTCTGCCCTTGTGTGGTGGTCTTTCGCCGGATGAAAGTGGTAATAAGGATCGTCCCATAAGAGCGGAAAATGAAACCTGTCACTGTGATGACGGATGGGGTGGAATCAATTGTGACATTTGTCAGGAGGATTTCGTTTGTGATGCGTTCATGCCCGATTCCAGTATTAAGGGGACGTGTTATAAGAATGGTATGATTATAAATGAAGTCTTTTCGGGCTGCAATGTTactaatgaaaaaatcttaCAAATCTTGGGTGGGAAAATACCACAAATTACATTTGCTTGTGATAAACCTAATCAGGAATGTAATTTCCAGTTTTGGATAGATCAGTTGGAAAGTTTTTACTGTGGATTGAGCGATTGCGCTTTTGAATACGACTTGAGCCAGAATACCTCTCATTATAAGTGTAATGACGTCCAATGCAAATGTATCCCCGATACAATGTTGTGTGGTGCTAAAGGGTCTATTGATATTTCGGACTTTTTAACAGAGACTATAAAAGGGCCGGGAGATTTCAGTTGTGATTTGGAAACAAGGCAATGCAAATTCAGCGAACCTTCTATGAatgatttgattttaaCTATTTTCGGCGATCCCTATATCACTTTGAAATGTGAATCTGGTGAATGTGTTCATTATAGTGAAATACCAGGTTACAAATCACCTTCAAAAGATCCAGCAGTATCATGGCAAGGAAGATTGGTCTTGGCGTTGACTGCTGTGATGGTCTTGGCGCTTTTCACATTTGCTACCTTTTATATCTCTAAATCCCCGCTATTTAGAAACGGGCTGGGTTCTTCAAAGTCTTCCGTTCGCTTGCCGGATGAAGATGCCGTAAGCAATTTCttacaaaatgaagatgacaCATTGGCAACTTTgagttttgaaaatatcacGTACAGTGTTCCCTCAATAAATTCTGGCGgtgttgaagaaattgtgTTAAACGAAATTAGTGGTGTCGTAAAGCCTGGTCAAATCATGGCTATCATGGGTGGATCCGGTGCAGGCAAGACGACTTTATTAGATATTTTGgcaatgaaaaggaaaaccGGCCACGTTTCTGGTAGCATCAAAGTTAACGGTATCAGCATGGACCGTAaagccttttcaaaaataaccGGGTTCGTTGACCAAGATGACTTTTTATTGCCTACTCTAACTGTCTTTGAAACTGTCTTGAACAGTGCACTATTGAGACTGCCCAAGGTACTATCTTTTGAGGCCAAGAAGGCACGTGTTTATAAAGTGCTGGAAGAATTAagaattattgatattaaaGATCGTATTATTGgcaatgaatttgatcGTGGTATCAGCGGAGGTGAAAAACGTAGAGTCTCAATTGCATGCGAATTGGTGACATCTCCATTAGTATTATTCCTGGATGAACCTACTTCTGGCTTGGATGCTAGCAACGCTAATAATGTTATTGAATGCCTAGTGAGGTTATCCAGTGATTATAACAGAACTTTGGTGTTATCCATTCATCAGCCGAGGTCAAATATATTCTATTTATTTGACAAACTGATCCTATTGAGTAAAGGTGAAATGGTGTATTCTGGAAATTCCAAGAAAGTTTCAGAATTTCTAAGAAATGAGGGATATACTTGTCCTGATAATTATAATATTGCGGATTATTTGATCGATATCACTTTTGAAACCGTTCCTCAGGGGAAGAGGAGAAGAATTCGGAACATTTCTGACTTAGAAGCTGGCACGGACGCCGAtgatgttgatgttgaCAATACTATTCACCAGACAACATTTACGAACAGTGATGGTACCACACAAAGAGAATGGGCCCATCTCGCTGCCCATAGAGATGAGATTAGATCACTGCTTAGAGACGGTGAGGACGCAGAGGGGGCGAATGGAGGCTCCACTGAAATTGATTTGAATACCAAGATATTACATGATAAATACAAAGATAGCGTTTATTATGCCGAACTTTCTCAAGAGATCGAAGAAATCCTGAGTGAAGGTGACGAAATCAGCAACATCTGGAATGGAGACCTCCCCACAGGTCAAGAATCTGCTGGCTTCCTGCAACAGCTATCGATATTAAACTCAagaagtttcaaaaatatgtaCAGGAACCCTAAGCTTTTATTGGGTAATTACTTGTTAACCATTTTATTGAGTGTATTCCTGGGGACACTGTATTACAATGTCTCAAATGATATTAGTGGGTTTCAGAACAGAATGGgattgttcttcttcatacTGACGTATTTCGGTTTTGTTACATTTACTGGCCTGAGTTCATTTGCCCTGGAAagaatcattttcattaaagAAAGGTCTAACAACTATTACTCGCCATTCGCATACTACATCAGTAAGATAATTAGCGAAGTGGTGCCGTTACGAGTAGTGCCACCCATACTATTGTCATTAATTGTTTATCCAATGACCGGCTTAAACATGAAAGACAGCGCCTTTTTCAAGTGTATTGGGATTCTTATATTGTTTAACCTTGGAATATCACTGGAAATCCTAACTATCggaataatttttgaagacttGAACAACTCCATCATACTAAGTGTGTTGGTGCTCTTGGGCTCCCTTCTATTTAGCGGATTGTTTATTAATACTAAGAACATTACAAACGTGGCCTTCAAGTacctgaaaaatttttcggTCTTTTACTATGCCTACGAATCCCTACTGATCAACGAAGTCAAGACATTGATGTTGAAAGAGAGAAAGTACGGCTTGAACATCGAGGTTCCCGGAGCTACTATCTTGAGCACGTTCGGGTTTGTCGTTCAAAACCTTATTTTCGACATCAAGATTTTGGCATTGTTCAACATAGTGTTTTTATCAATGGGGTATTTAGCCCTTAAATGGATAGTTGTGGAACAAAAGTAG
- the PGK1 gene encoding phosphoglycerate kinase (similar to Saccharomyces cerevisiae PGK1 (YCR012W); ancestral locus Anc_1.428): MSLSSKLSVQDLDLKGKRVFIRVDFNVPLDGKKITSNQRIVAALPTIKYVLEHNPRYIVLASHLGRPNGERNEKYSLAPVAKELQSLLGKDVTFLNDCVGPEVDAAVKASAPGSVILLENLRYHIEEEGSRKVDGQKVKASKEDVQKFRHELSSLADVYINDAFGTAHRAHSSMVGFDLPQRAAGFLLEKELKYFGKALENPTRPFLAILGGAKVADKIQLIDNLLDKVDSIIIGGGMAFTFKKVLENTEIGDSIFDKAGAEIVPKLMEKAKAKGVEVVLPVDFIIADAFSADANTKIVTDKEGIPAGWQGLDNGPESRKLFAATVAKAKTIVWNGPPGVFEFEKFAAGTKTLLDEVVKSSAAGNTVIIGGGDTATVAKKYGVTDKISHVSTGGGASLELLEGKELPGVAFLSEKK; this comes from the coding sequence ATGTCTTTATCCTCAAAGTTGTCTGTCCAAGATTTGGACTTGAAGGGCAAGCGTGTCTTCATCAGAGTTGACTTCAATGTCCCATTGGATGGTAAGAAGATCACTTCTAACCAAAGAATTGTTGCTGCTTTGCCAACCATCAAGTACGTCTTGGAACACAACCCAAGATACATTGTCTTGGCTTCTCATTTGGGTAGACCAAACGGtgaaagaaacgaaaaatacTCTTTGGCACCAGTTGCTAAGGAATTGCAATCATTGTTGGGTAAGGATGTCACTTTCTTGAACGACTGTGTCGGTCCAGAAGTTGACGCCGCTGTTAAGGCTTCTGCCCCAGGTTCCGTTATCTTATTGGAGAACTTGCGTTACCacattgaagaagaaggttCCAGAAAGGTTGACGGTCAAAAGGTCAAGGCTTCTAAGGAAGACGTTCAAAAGTTCAGACACGAATTGAGCTCTTTGGCTGATGTTTACATTAACGATGCCTTCGGTACCGCCCACAGAGCTCACTCTTCTATGGTTGGTTTCGACTTGCCACAACGTGCTGCCGGTTTCTTAttagaaaaggaattgaaGTACTTCGGTAAAGCTTTGGAAAACCCAACCAGACCATTCTTGGCCATCTTAGGTGGTGCCAAGGTTGCTGACAAGATTCAATTGATTGACAACTTGTTGGACAAGGTCGACTCTATCATCATTGGTGGTGGTATGGCTTTCACCTTCAAGAAGGTTTTGGAAAACACTGAAATCGGTGACTCCATCTTCGACAAGGCTGGTGCTGAAATCGTTCCAAAGTTGATGGAAAAGGCCAAGGCCAAGGGTGTTGAAGTCGTCTTGCCAGTCGATTTCATCATTGCTGATGCTTTCTCTGCTGACGCTAATACCAAGATTGTCACTGACAAGGAAGGTATCCCAGCTGGATGGCAAGGGTTGGACAATGGTCCAGAATCTAGAAAGTTGTTTGCTGCTACTGTTGCAAAGGCTAAGACCATTGTCTGGAACGGTCCACCAGGTGTTTTCGAGTTCGAAAAGTTCGCCGCTGGTACCAAAACTTTGTTAGACGAAGTTGTCAAGAGCTCTGCTGCTGGTAACACTGTCATCATCGGTGGTGGTGACACTGCTACTGTCGCTAAGAAGTACGGTGTTACTGACAAGATCTCCCATGTTTCTACTGGTGGTGGTGCTTCTTTGGAATTATTGGAAGGTAAGGAATTGCCAGGTGTTGCTTTCTTATccgaaaagaaataa